A region from the Hippopotamus amphibius kiboko isolate mHipAmp2 chromosome 15, mHipAmp2.hap2, whole genome shotgun sequence genome encodes:
- the LOC130837377 gene encoding zinc finger protein 91-like isoform X3, with product MQLKSKESPIQQDILGQETSNRIEMVRSDNGRELYDCEQYGKDFSDHLCLRTQKRTQSGGQTFEDNQYGKSFLTLHNKSFTREKSSIFNHGGKAFRLTPDIVYRKSSIQEKALECRDSERAFVNESYLQAQVRTQNKEKPCEQKECGRAIQSTSLHAHVPTHTANKCYRYEESGKVPAASLSLSRHIKTHTGEKPFKCDICGKTFRLSSYLLLHSRIHTGIRPYKCKECGKAFGWSSHLRVHSQIHSGIKPYKCKECGKAFRLSSQLRVHSQIHTGIKPYKCKECGKAFRLSSQLHVHSQIHTGIKPYNCKECGKAFRLSSHLRDHSQIHTGIKPYKCKECGKAFRSSSYLRVHSLIHTGIKPYKCKECGKAFRWSSHFGVHSRIHTGIKPYKCKECGKDFKGSELFNIHMRTHTGEQPYKCKECGKTFTGSSGLCQHRKTHTAEKPFKCDTCGKTFARSSGLTQHRKTHTGQKPFKCDTCGKNFTYSSNLNQHMKTHTGEKPFKCDTCGKRFTQSSSLTQHVKTHTGEKPFKCDTCGKSFTQSSGLPRHIKTHTGEKPFKCDTCGKSFTQSSGLTQHIKTHTGEKPFKCDTCGKAFTRSSGLARHKKIHTGENVFKCDTCGKTFAQPSSLSQHMKTHTGEKPFKCDTCGRRFTHSSGRSQHRKTHMGEKPFKCDTCGKSFLHSSGLTQHIRIHTGEKPFKCDTCGKSFTGSSGLSRHIKTHTGEKPFKCDTCGKNFTQSSGLSQHMRIHTGEKPFKCDTCGKTFTRSSGLIEHMNIHTGEKPFKCHTCGKTFTQLSGLTKHTKTHSGKKPFK from the exons atgcaacttaaaagcAAAGAGTCACCAATTCAGCAGGATATTTTGGGGCAAGAAACATCAAATAGGATAGAAATG GTAAGGAGTGACAACGGACGGGAACTCTATGACTGTGAGCAATATGGGAAAGACTTCAGTGACCACTTGTGCCTTAGGACACAGAAGAGAACTCAAAGTGGAGGACAGACTTTTGAAGATAACCAGTATGGAAAAAGCTTCCTTACCCTACACAACAAATCCTTTACTAGAGAaaaaagttccatttttaatCACGGTGGAAAAGCCTTCAGGCTGACTCCGGATATTGTATACCGGAAATCTAGCATACAAGAGAAAGCCTTAGAATGCAGAGACAGTGAAAGAGCCTTTGTTAATGAGTCTTACCTTCAGGCACAAGTGAGAactcagaataaagaaaaacccTGTGAACAGAAGGAATGTGGGAGAGCTATTCAGTCAACAAGCCTTCATGCACATGTACCAACTCACACTGCTAACAAATGTTATAGATATGAGGAATCTGGAAAAGTCCCTGCTGCCTCCCTAAGCCTTAGTAGACATATAAAAacacacactggagagaagccttttaAATGTGACATATGTGGGAAAACCTTTAGATTGTCTTCATACCTTCTTCTTCATAGTCGAATTCACACTGGAATAAGACCCtacaaatgtaaggaatgtgggaaagcctttggaTGGTCCTCACACCTTCGTGTTCACAGTCAAATTCACTCTGGAATAAAACCCtacaaatgtaaggaatgtgggaaagcctttcgATTGTCCTCACAGCTTCGTGTTCACAGTCAAATTCACACTGGAATAAAACCCtacaaatgtaaggaatgtgggaaagcctttcgATTGTCCTCACAGCTTCATGTTCACAGTCAAATTCACACTGGAATAAAACCCTACAattgtaaggaatgtgggaaagcctttcgATTGTCCTCACATCTTCGTGATCACAGTCAAATTCACACTGGAATAAAACCCtacaaatgtaaggaatgtgggaaagccttcaggtCGTCCTCATACCTTCGTGTTCACAGTCTAATTCACACTGGAATAAAACCCtacaaatgtaaggaatgtgggaaagcctttagaTGGTCCTCACACTTTGGTGTTCACAGTCGAATTCACACTGGAAtaaaaccttacaaatgtaaggaatgtggaaaagACTTCAAAGGTTCTGAGCTCTTTAATATTCATATGCGAACCCACACTGGAGAGCAACCGtataaatgtaaggaatgtgggaagacCTTCACTGGATCCTCAGGTCTTTGTCAACATAGGAAAACTCACACTGCAGAGAAGCCTTTTAAATGTGACACATGTGGGAAAACCTTTGCTCGATCCTCAGGCCTTACTCAACATAGGAAaactcacactggtcaaaagCCTTTTAAATGTGACACGTGTGGGAAAAACTTCACTTATTCCTCAAACCTTAATCAACATATGAaaactcacactggagaaaagccttTTAAGTGTGACACATGTGGGAAGAGGTTCACTCAATCCTCAAGCCTTACTCAACATGTGAaaactcacactggagaaaagccttTTAAGTGTGACACATGTGGGAAAAGCTTCACTCAATCCTCAGGCCTTCCTCGACATATTAaaactcacactggagaaaagccttTTAAGTGTGACACATGTGGGAAAAGCTTCACTCAATCCTCAGGCCTTACTCAACATATTaaaactcacactggagagaagccttttaAATGTGACACGTGTGGAAAAGCCTTCACTCGTTCCTCAGGCCTTGCTCGACATAAGaaaattcacactggagaaaatgtttttaagtgtGACACATGTGGGAAAACCTTCGCTCAACCCTCAAGCCTTAGTCAACATATGAaaactcacactggagaaaaacctTTTAAGTGTGACACATGTGGGAGACGTTTCACTCACTCCTCAGGCCGTAGTCAACATAGGAAAACTCACATGGGAGAGAAGCCTTTTAAGTGTGACACATGTGGGAAAAGCTTCCTTCACTCCTCAGGCCTAACTCAACATATtagaattcacactggagagaagccttttaAGTGTGACACATGTGGGAAAAGCTTCACTGGATCTTCAGGCCTTAGTCGACATATAaaaactcacactggagagaagccttttaAGTGTGACACATGTGGAAAAAATTTCACTCAATCCTCAGGCCTTAGTCAACATATGAGAATTCACACTGGCGAGAAGCCTTTTAAATGTGACACATGTGGAAAAACCTTCACTCGATCCTCAGGCCTTATTGAACATATGAatattcacactggagagaagccttttaAGTGTCACACATGTGGAAAAACCTTCACTCAACTCTCAGGCCTTACTAAACATACAAAAACTCACAGTGGAAAGAAGCCTTTTAAGTGA
- the LOC130837377 gene encoding zinc finger protein 665-like isoform X1, translating into MVVECLTNCPQGSVTFTDVAVDFTQEEWTLLDPFQRKLYRDVMLENYSNLTTAGYQALKPSLISWLEKEELRTVERGVFQEWEMQLKSKESPIQQDILGQETSNRIEMVRSDNGRELYDCEQYGKDFSDHLCLRTQKRTQSGGQTFEDNQYGKSFLTLHNKSFTREKSSIFNHGGKAFRLTPDIVYRKSSIQEKALECRDSERAFVNESYLQAQVRTQNKEKPCEQKECGRAIQSTSLHAHVPTHTANKCYRYEESGKVPAASLSLSRHIKTHTGEKPFKCDICGKTFRLSSYLLLHSRIHTGIRPYKCKECGKAFGWSSHLRVHSQIHSGIKPYKCKECGKAFRLSSQLRVHSQIHTGIKPYKCKECGKAFRLSSQLHVHSQIHTGIKPYNCKECGKAFRLSSHLRDHSQIHTGIKPYKCKECGKAFRSSSYLRVHSLIHTGIKPYKCKECGKAFRWSSHFGVHSRIHTGIKPYKCKECGKDFKGSELFNIHMRTHTGEQPYKCKECGKTFTGSSGLCQHRKTHTAEKPFKCDTCGKTFARSSGLTQHRKTHTGQKPFKCDTCGKNFTYSSNLNQHMKTHTGEKPFKCDTCGKRFTQSSSLTQHVKTHTGEKPFKCDTCGKSFTQSSGLPRHIKTHTGEKPFKCDTCGKSFTQSSGLTQHIKTHTGEKPFKCDTCGKAFTRSSGLARHKKIHTGENVFKCDTCGKTFAQPSSLSQHMKTHTGEKPFKCDTCGRRFTHSSGRSQHRKTHMGEKPFKCDTCGKSFLHSSGLTQHIRIHTGEKPFKCDTCGKSFTGSSGLSRHIKTHTGEKPFKCDTCGKNFTQSSGLSQHMRIHTGEKPFKCDTCGKTFTRSSGLIEHMNIHTGEKPFKCHTCGKTFTQLSGLTKHTKTHSGKKPFK; encoded by the exons ATGGTAGTTGAGTGTTTGACAAATTGTCCTCAg GGCTCAGTGACCTTCACTGATGTGGCTGTGGACTTCACCCAGGAAGAGTGGACTTTACTGGACCCCTTTCAGAGAAAGTTATACAgagatgtgatgctggagaactacaGCAACCTGACCACAGCAG GCTATCAGGCGTTGAAACCCTCTCTGATCTCTTGGTTGGAAAAAGAAGAGTTGAGGACTGTGGAGAGAGGAGTCTTCCAAG AAtgggaaatgcaacttaaaagcAAAGAGTCACCAATTCAGCAGGATATTTTGGGGCAAGAAACATCAAATAGGATAGAAATG GTAAGGAGTGACAACGGACGGGAACTCTATGACTGTGAGCAATATGGGAAAGACTTCAGTGACCACTTGTGCCTTAGGACACAGAAGAGAACTCAAAGTGGAGGACAGACTTTTGAAGATAACCAGTATGGAAAAAGCTTCCTTACCCTACACAACAAATCCTTTACTAGAGAaaaaagttccatttttaatCACGGTGGAAAAGCCTTCAGGCTGACTCCGGATATTGTATACCGGAAATCTAGCATACAAGAGAAAGCCTTAGAATGCAGAGACAGTGAAAGAGCCTTTGTTAATGAGTCTTACCTTCAGGCACAAGTGAGAactcagaataaagaaaaacccTGTGAACAGAAGGAATGTGGGAGAGCTATTCAGTCAACAAGCCTTCATGCACATGTACCAACTCACACTGCTAACAAATGTTATAGATATGAGGAATCTGGAAAAGTCCCTGCTGCCTCCCTAAGCCTTAGTAGACATATAAAAacacacactggagagaagccttttaAATGTGACATATGTGGGAAAACCTTTAGATTGTCTTCATACCTTCTTCTTCATAGTCGAATTCACACTGGAATAAGACCCtacaaatgtaaggaatgtgggaaagcctttggaTGGTCCTCACACCTTCGTGTTCACAGTCAAATTCACTCTGGAATAAAACCCtacaaatgtaaggaatgtgggaaagcctttcgATTGTCCTCACAGCTTCGTGTTCACAGTCAAATTCACACTGGAATAAAACCCtacaaatgtaaggaatgtgggaaagcctttcgATTGTCCTCACAGCTTCATGTTCACAGTCAAATTCACACTGGAATAAAACCCTACAattgtaaggaatgtgggaaagcctttcgATTGTCCTCACATCTTCGTGATCACAGTCAAATTCACACTGGAATAAAACCCtacaaatgtaaggaatgtgggaaagccttcaggtCGTCCTCATACCTTCGTGTTCACAGTCTAATTCACACTGGAATAAAACCCtacaaatgtaaggaatgtgggaaagcctttagaTGGTCCTCACACTTTGGTGTTCACAGTCGAATTCACACTGGAAtaaaaccttacaaatgtaaggaatgtggaaaagACTTCAAAGGTTCTGAGCTCTTTAATATTCATATGCGAACCCACACTGGAGAGCAACCGtataaatgtaaggaatgtgggaagacCTTCACTGGATCCTCAGGTCTTTGTCAACATAGGAAAACTCACACTGCAGAGAAGCCTTTTAAATGTGACACATGTGGGAAAACCTTTGCTCGATCCTCAGGCCTTACTCAACATAGGAAaactcacactggtcaaaagCCTTTTAAATGTGACACGTGTGGGAAAAACTTCACTTATTCCTCAAACCTTAATCAACATATGAaaactcacactggagaaaagccttTTAAGTGTGACACATGTGGGAAGAGGTTCACTCAATCCTCAAGCCTTACTCAACATGTGAaaactcacactggagaaaagccttTTAAGTGTGACACATGTGGGAAAAGCTTCACTCAATCCTCAGGCCTTCCTCGACATATTAaaactcacactggagaaaagccttTTAAGTGTGACACATGTGGGAAAAGCTTCACTCAATCCTCAGGCCTTACTCAACATATTaaaactcacactggagagaagccttttaAATGTGACACGTGTGGAAAAGCCTTCACTCGTTCCTCAGGCCTTGCTCGACATAAGaaaattcacactggagaaaatgtttttaagtgtGACACATGTGGGAAAACCTTCGCTCAACCCTCAAGCCTTAGTCAACATATGAaaactcacactggagaaaaacctTTTAAGTGTGACACATGTGGGAGACGTTTCACTCACTCCTCAGGCCGTAGTCAACATAGGAAAACTCACATGGGAGAGAAGCCTTTTAAGTGTGACACATGTGGGAAAAGCTTCCTTCACTCCTCAGGCCTAACTCAACATATtagaattcacactggagagaagccttttaAGTGTGACACATGTGGGAAAAGCTTCACTGGATCTTCAGGCCTTAGTCGACATATAaaaactcacactggagagaagccttttaAGTGTGACACATGTGGAAAAAATTTCACTCAATCCTCAGGCCTTAGTCAACATATGAGAATTCACACTGGCGAGAAGCCTTTTAAATGTGACACATGTGGAAAAACCTTCACTCGATCCTCAGGCCTTATTGAACATATGAatattcacactggagagaagccttttaAGTGTCACACATGTGGAAAAACCTTCACTCAACTCTCAGGCCTTACTAAACATACAAAAACTCACAGTGGAAAGAAGCCTTTTAAGTGA
- the LOC130837377 gene encoding zinc finger protein 665-like isoform X2 produces MLENYSNLTTAGYQALKPSLISWLEKEELRTVERGVFQEWEMQLKSKESPIQQDILGQETSNRIEMVRSDNGRELYDCEQYGKDFSDHLCLRTQKRTQSGGQTFEDNQYGKSFLTLHNKSFTREKSSIFNHGGKAFRLTPDIVYRKSSIQEKALECRDSERAFVNESYLQAQVRTQNKEKPCEQKECGRAIQSTSLHAHVPTHTANKCYRYEESGKVPAASLSLSRHIKTHTGEKPFKCDICGKTFRLSSYLLLHSRIHTGIRPYKCKECGKAFGWSSHLRVHSQIHSGIKPYKCKECGKAFRLSSQLRVHSQIHTGIKPYKCKECGKAFRLSSQLHVHSQIHTGIKPYNCKECGKAFRLSSHLRDHSQIHTGIKPYKCKECGKAFRSSSYLRVHSLIHTGIKPYKCKECGKAFRWSSHFGVHSRIHTGIKPYKCKECGKDFKGSELFNIHMRTHTGEQPYKCKECGKTFTGSSGLCQHRKTHTAEKPFKCDTCGKTFARSSGLTQHRKTHTGQKPFKCDTCGKNFTYSSNLNQHMKTHTGEKPFKCDTCGKRFTQSSSLTQHVKTHTGEKPFKCDTCGKSFTQSSGLPRHIKTHTGEKPFKCDTCGKSFTQSSGLTQHIKTHTGEKPFKCDTCGKAFTRSSGLARHKKIHTGENVFKCDTCGKTFAQPSSLSQHMKTHTGEKPFKCDTCGRRFTHSSGRSQHRKTHMGEKPFKCDTCGKSFLHSSGLTQHIRIHTGEKPFKCDTCGKSFTGSSGLSRHIKTHTGEKPFKCDTCGKNFTQSSGLSQHMRIHTGEKPFKCDTCGKTFTRSSGLIEHMNIHTGEKPFKCHTCGKTFTQLSGLTKHTKTHSGKKPFK; encoded by the exons atgctggagaactacaGCAACCTGACCACAGCAG GCTATCAGGCGTTGAAACCCTCTCTGATCTCTTGGTTGGAAAAAGAAGAGTTGAGGACTGTGGAGAGAGGAGTCTTCCAAG AAtgggaaatgcaacttaaaagcAAAGAGTCACCAATTCAGCAGGATATTTTGGGGCAAGAAACATCAAATAGGATAGAAATG GTAAGGAGTGACAACGGACGGGAACTCTATGACTGTGAGCAATATGGGAAAGACTTCAGTGACCACTTGTGCCTTAGGACACAGAAGAGAACTCAAAGTGGAGGACAGACTTTTGAAGATAACCAGTATGGAAAAAGCTTCCTTACCCTACACAACAAATCCTTTACTAGAGAaaaaagttccatttttaatCACGGTGGAAAAGCCTTCAGGCTGACTCCGGATATTGTATACCGGAAATCTAGCATACAAGAGAAAGCCTTAGAATGCAGAGACAGTGAAAGAGCCTTTGTTAATGAGTCTTACCTTCAGGCACAAGTGAGAactcagaataaagaaaaacccTGTGAACAGAAGGAATGTGGGAGAGCTATTCAGTCAACAAGCCTTCATGCACATGTACCAACTCACACTGCTAACAAATGTTATAGATATGAGGAATCTGGAAAAGTCCCTGCTGCCTCCCTAAGCCTTAGTAGACATATAAAAacacacactggagagaagccttttaAATGTGACATATGTGGGAAAACCTTTAGATTGTCTTCATACCTTCTTCTTCATAGTCGAATTCACACTGGAATAAGACCCtacaaatgtaaggaatgtgggaaagcctttggaTGGTCCTCACACCTTCGTGTTCACAGTCAAATTCACTCTGGAATAAAACCCtacaaatgtaaggaatgtgggaaagcctttcgATTGTCCTCACAGCTTCGTGTTCACAGTCAAATTCACACTGGAATAAAACCCtacaaatgtaaggaatgtgggaaagcctttcgATTGTCCTCACAGCTTCATGTTCACAGTCAAATTCACACTGGAATAAAACCCTACAattgtaaggaatgtgggaaagcctttcgATTGTCCTCACATCTTCGTGATCACAGTCAAATTCACACTGGAATAAAACCCtacaaatgtaaggaatgtgggaaagccttcaggtCGTCCTCATACCTTCGTGTTCACAGTCTAATTCACACTGGAATAAAACCCtacaaatgtaaggaatgtgggaaagcctttagaTGGTCCTCACACTTTGGTGTTCACAGTCGAATTCACACTGGAAtaaaaccttacaaatgtaaggaatgtggaaaagACTTCAAAGGTTCTGAGCTCTTTAATATTCATATGCGAACCCACACTGGAGAGCAACCGtataaatgtaaggaatgtgggaagacCTTCACTGGATCCTCAGGTCTTTGTCAACATAGGAAAACTCACACTGCAGAGAAGCCTTTTAAATGTGACACATGTGGGAAAACCTTTGCTCGATCCTCAGGCCTTACTCAACATAGGAAaactcacactggtcaaaagCCTTTTAAATGTGACACGTGTGGGAAAAACTTCACTTATTCCTCAAACCTTAATCAACATATGAaaactcacactggagaaaagccttTTAAGTGTGACACATGTGGGAAGAGGTTCACTCAATCCTCAAGCCTTACTCAACATGTGAaaactcacactggagaaaagccttTTAAGTGTGACACATGTGGGAAAAGCTTCACTCAATCCTCAGGCCTTCCTCGACATATTAaaactcacactggagaaaagccttTTAAGTGTGACACATGTGGGAAAAGCTTCACTCAATCCTCAGGCCTTACTCAACATATTaaaactcacactggagagaagccttttaAATGTGACACGTGTGGAAAAGCCTTCACTCGTTCCTCAGGCCTTGCTCGACATAAGaaaattcacactggagaaaatgtttttaagtgtGACACATGTGGGAAAACCTTCGCTCAACCCTCAAGCCTTAGTCAACATATGAaaactcacactggagaaaaacctTTTAAGTGTGACACATGTGGGAGACGTTTCACTCACTCCTCAGGCCGTAGTCAACATAGGAAAACTCACATGGGAGAGAAGCCTTTTAAGTGTGACACATGTGGGAAAAGCTTCCTTCACTCCTCAGGCCTAACTCAACATATtagaattcacactggagagaagccttttaAGTGTGACACATGTGGGAAAAGCTTCACTGGATCTTCAGGCCTTAGTCGACATATAaaaactcacactggagagaagccttttaAGTGTGACACATGTGGAAAAAATTTCACTCAATCCTCAGGCCTTAGTCAACATATGAGAATTCACACTGGCGAGAAGCCTTTTAAATGTGACACATGTGGAAAAACCTTCACTCGATCCTCAGGCCTTATTGAACATATGAatattcacactggagagaagccttttaAGTGTCACACATGTGGAAAAACCTTCACTCAACTCTCAGGCCTTACTAAACATACAAAAACTCACAGTGGAAAGAAGCCTTTTAAGTGA